From Rhizobium favelukesii, the proteins below share one genomic window:
- the ndk gene encoding nucleoside-diphosphate kinase, whose translation MAIERTFSMIKPDATKRNLTGAITKILEDAGLRVVASKRVWMSKREAEGFYAVHKDRPFFGELVETMTSGPTIVQVLEGENAILKNREVMGATNPANADEGTIRKTHALSIGENSVHGSDGPETAAQEIKYWFSDTEIVG comes from the coding sequence ATGGCGATTGAACGCACCTTCTCGATGATCAAGCCGGACGCAACGAAGCGCAACCTGACGGGCGCTATCACCAAGATTCTCGAAGACGCCGGCCTGCGCGTCGTCGCTTCCAAGCGCGTCTGGATGAGCAAGCGCGAAGCCGAAGGCTTCTACGCCGTTCACAAGGATCGCCCGTTCTTCGGTGAACTCGTTGAAACCATGACCTCCGGCCCGACGATCGTCCAGGTTCTGGAAGGCGAAAACGCGATCCTCAAGAACCGCGAAGTCATGGGTGCGACCAACCCGGCCAACGCTGACGAAGGCACGATCCGCAAGACACACGCCCTGTCGATCGGCGAAAACTCGGTTCACGGCTCAGACGGCCCGGAAACCGCTGCTCAGGAAATCAAGTACTGGTTCTCCGACACAGAAATCGTCGGCTGA
- a CDS encoding leucyl aminopeptidase, protein MSAKFDISFETSADIVGGYAILLQAGGADLAAGAKVADPAGVIARAAKIAGFSAKPTTVLDLVAPEGSAAERLIVVGLGKPEELTAHDWLKAGGVAASKIKKAEKVAIFVDAPGAGVGAKEAADFALGMLLRAYSFDTYKTKKKDEDGNNRNGRVAVTIVIANATDAAEAFRVSEAVAAGVNLARDLVNEPPNVLGPVEFAAKASDLEKLGVEVEILTEKEMQKLGMGALLGVAQGSVRPPRLAVMQWKGGKSGESPIAFIGKGVVFDTGGISIKPAAGMEEMKGDMGGAAAVTGLMHVLAARKAAVNAVGIIGLVENMPDGNAQRPGDIVTSMSGQTIEVINTDAEGRLVLCDALWYCNDRFKPKFMINLATLTGAILVALGNVHAGLFSNDDELSEQLTAAGLTTSEKLWRMPLGKEYDKLIDSKFADMKNTGGRHAGSITAAHFLKRFVQDTPWAHLDIAGTAMGSPQDEINQSWGSGYGVRLLDELVRANYES, encoded by the coding sequence ATGTCAGCCAAGTTCGATATTTCATTTGAGACGTCCGCCGATATCGTCGGTGGCTACGCGATTCTGCTCCAGGCAGGCGGAGCGGATCTTGCCGCCGGAGCCAAGGTCGCTGACCCCGCTGGCGTGATCGCCAGAGCCGCAAAGATCGCCGGCTTCTCCGCCAAGCCGACGACCGTATTGGATCTCGTTGCTCCCGAAGGTTCAGCTGCCGAGCGGCTTATTGTTGTCGGCCTCGGCAAGCCGGAGGAACTGACCGCTCACGATTGGCTGAAGGCCGGTGGTGTCGCTGCGTCCAAGATCAAGAAGGCCGAAAAGGTCGCGATCTTCGTCGATGCGCCGGGTGCCGGCGTTGGCGCCAAAGAGGCGGCGGATTTTGCGCTTGGAATGCTATTGCGTGCCTACAGCTTCGACACTTACAAGACCAAAAAGAAGGACGAGGACGGCAATAACCGGAATGGACGGGTGGCGGTGACGATCGTTATCGCCAATGCGACCGATGCCGCCGAGGCCTTCAGGGTCTCCGAAGCTGTCGCCGCAGGGGTCAATCTGGCCCGCGATCTCGTGAATGAGCCGCCGAATGTTCTGGGTCCTGTGGAGTTCGCAGCCAAGGCAAGCGACCTGGAAAAGCTCGGCGTTGAGGTTGAAATCCTCACCGAGAAGGAGATGCAGAAGCTTGGTATGGGTGCGCTGCTAGGCGTGGCGCAAGGCTCCGTCAGGCCTCCGCGACTGGCCGTCATGCAGTGGAAAGGCGGCAAGAGCGGTGAAAGCCCGATCGCCTTCATTGGCAAGGGCGTCGTTTTTGACACCGGTGGCATCTCGATCAAGCCCGCGGCCGGCATGGAGGAAATGAAAGGCGACATGGGTGGCGCTGCGGCCGTCACCGGCCTGATGCATGTCCTCGCGGCGCGCAAGGCGGCCGTGAACGCCGTGGGCATCATCGGCCTCGTCGAGAACATGCCCGACGGAAACGCCCAGCGCCCCGGCGACATCGTCACCTCGATGTCTGGCCAGACGATCGAGGTCATCAATACCGATGCCGAGGGCCGGCTCGTGCTCTGTGATGCGCTCTGGTATTGCAACGACCGCTTCAAGCCCAAATTCATGATCAATTTGGCAACCTTGACGGGCGCGATTCTTGTTGCGCTCGGCAACGTCCATGCCGGTTTGTTCTCGAATGATGACGAGCTCTCAGAGCAACTGACTGCGGCTGGGCTGACGACGAGCGAGAAGCTCTGGCGCATGCCGCTCGGTAAAGAATATGACAAGCTGATCGACAGCAAGTTCGCCGACATGAAGAACACGGGCGGCCGCCATGCGGGCTCGATCACTGCGGCTCATTTCCTGAAACGGTTTGTGCAGGACACGCCTTGGGCGCACCTCGACATCGCGGGAACAGCAATGGGCTCACCGCAGGACGAGATCAATCAGTCCTGGGGTTCCGGCTACGGTGTGCGCCTGCTTGATGAGCTGGTGCGTGCCAACTACGAGTCATGA
- a CDS encoding GGDEF domain-containing protein: MRTAPNSQVQREAAPRPAAPTDIQRIAQHMARLTIAGLPRNYELLHEAIIGQNAGLAQDIAALGPSPRQASLDELGLRYRLVSHCGLASEVSHGETSKMLREAAERLSESLRQKQAFVRAAETALQSIAGNLDQSLGSFMSEMEYLSTSLSTVLASEKDIEARLRSDVERLETIELGIAAAHSASATDKLTGIPNRIALNKAIADLYDREEGASGNALIMVDVDDFKALSTRYGTQVGTRLLKKLADLFRKSIKKNDLVARTDGDEFAFLFANVGMQEALAIADRLRASVEDHLAFATSDNTAPAKLTISLGIALSADAATASQLQANARVALHAAQSNRRQPVQAFGR, translated from the coding sequence ATGCGAACTGCGCCGAACTCACAGGTACAACGCGAAGCCGCACCACGTCCGGCTGCCCCGACGGATATCCAGCGGATCGCGCAGCATATGGCAAGGCTCACGATCGCCGGCCTGCCTCGCAACTATGAGCTTTTGCACGAGGCGATCATCGGCCAGAACGCCGGCCTGGCGCAGGATATCGCGGCGCTCGGCCCAAGCCCGCGGCAAGCTTCTCTCGACGAGCTGGGCCTGAGGTACCGGCTTGTCAGCCATTGCGGTCTCGCCAGCGAAGTCTCTCATGGCGAAACTAGCAAGATGCTGCGGGAGGCAGCGGAGCGACTTTCGGAAAGCCTTCGCCAAAAGCAGGCATTCGTGCGCGCTGCAGAAACAGCATTGCAATCCATCGCGGGCAATCTGGACCAGAGCCTCGGCTCGTTCATGAGCGAGATGGAGTATCTATCGACCTCTCTCTCCACCGTGTTGGCTTCGGAAAAGGATATCGAGGCCCGGCTGAGGAGCGACGTCGAGCGCCTGGAAACAATTGAGCTTGGCATTGCAGCCGCTCATTCCGCGTCGGCCACCGACAAGCTCACCGGGATTCCCAACCGCATCGCGCTCAACAAGGCAATCGCAGATCTCTATGATCGCGAGGAAGGCGCCTCCGGCAATGCCCTGATCATGGTCGATGTCGACGACTTCAAGGCACTCAGTACCCGCTACGGCACGCAGGTCGGCACCCGGTTGCTGAAGAAACTTGCGGATCTCTTTCGCAAGTCGATCAAGAAAAACGATCTTGTTGCGCGGACTGATGGCGATGAATTCGCATTTCTGTTTGCCAATGTCGGCATGCAGGAGGCCCTGGCGATTGCCGACCGGCTGCGCGCCTCCGTGGAAGATCACCTGGCTTTTGCGACCTCTGACAACACCGCGCCTGCCAAGCTCACGATTTCGCTCGGGATTGCATTGAGCGCTGACGCAGCGACGGCATCGCAGCTGCAGGCGAATGCGCGCGTCGCACTGCACGCGGCCCAATCAAACCGGCGCCAGCCCGTGCAAGCCTTCGGGCGCTGA
- a CDS encoding molybdenum cofactor biosynthesis protein MoaE: MSSKVQPHIRVQREDFDLQAEVDRLSTGTDGVGAIVTFSGLCRDEGGRLAALELEHYPGMAEAEMTRIAGLAIERFGLLGLTAIHRYGKIAARKNIVLVIAAAPHRQAAFDGANFVMDYLKTAAPFWKKEHGKDGSTGEWVAARDADDAARDKWK, translated from the coding sequence GTGAGCAGCAAGGTCCAGCCGCATATCCGCGTCCAGCGCGAGGACTTCGACCTGCAGGCGGAAGTCGACCGGCTCAGCACAGGCACCGACGGTGTTGGCGCGATCGTCACGTTCTCAGGCTTGTGCCGTGACGAGGGCGGAAGGCTTGCAGCACTTGAACTCGAACATTATCCGGGGATGGCCGAAGCGGAGATGACACGGATTGCAGGCCTTGCGATCGAACGTTTCGGGCTCCTCGGCCTGACAGCCATCCACCGCTACGGCAAGATCGCCGCGCGAAAGAATATCGTGCTTGTCATCGCCGCGGCGCCGCACAGGCAGGCTGCATTCGACGGTGCGAATTTCGTAATGGACTATCTGAAGACAGCCGCTCCTTTCTGGAAGAAGGAGCACGGCAAGGATGGCTCCACGGGCGAATGGGTTGCGGCCCGGGACGCGGATGACGCTGCACGCGACAAGTGGAAATAG
- a CDS encoding GrpB family protein — protein MRDDASYGLGLKNMTVSLAEPNTLWQQAYANEAHAIRQALGDIAIGIQHVGSTAIPGIKAKPIIDILVGVKHLDDGLCCIGAMEAIGYDYAGGDIVPDDHIFGRGIKNESRTHLVHVVEYRGDNWKRMIAFRDALRGDTRLARAYEQLKVGLAGEHAESRAQYTRAKQAFIDEVVIASGLGQ, from the coding sequence ATGCGAGACGATGCGTCTTACGGTCTTGGCTTGAAGAACATGACGGTTTCTCTCGCCGAACCCAATACCCTGTGGCAACAAGCCTATGCCAACGAGGCACACGCCATCCGACAGGCGCTCGGGGACATCGCGATCGGTATTCAGCACGTCGGCAGCACCGCCATTCCTGGCATCAAGGCGAAGCCGATCATCGACATACTTGTCGGTGTCAAACATTTGGACGATGGCTTGTGCTGCATCGGCGCCATGGAAGCAATCGGCTATGACTATGCCGGTGGCGACATCGTTCCTGATGACCATATTTTCGGTCGCGGCATCAAAAATGAAAGCCGCACCCATCTGGTCCATGTCGTGGAGTATCGCGGCGACAACTGGAAGCGGATGATCGCCTTTCGCGACGCGCTGCGCGGCGATACACGGCTCGCACGTGCCTACGAGCAACTGAAGGTTGGATTGGCCGGTGAGCATGCAGAAAGCCGCGCGCAATATACCAGGGCAAAGCAGGCTTTCATCGATGAGGTCGTGATAGCTTCCGGCCTGGGCCAGTAA
- a CDS encoding lipoprotein, producing MKAISMAVLLASAVLTGCQRETDKFVEVSGRVFVFNYRIAIATYVVTLNKKAPIPEGTVAIAEFENPAGGDVLVTNEKIYPFWDKITLQSPAIHCVKKDKPYAVSVRLVDAKGETLQSLKTEVISSLDQSVMPGKPLVVGPLYTKNPEVFKPDGTVDYDSAATCPST from the coding sequence ATGAAAGCGATATCGATGGCCGTGCTGCTTGCAAGTGCAGTGCTGACCGGATGCCAGCGAGAGACCGACAAGTTTGTCGAGGTCAGCGGACGCGTCTTCGTTTTCAACTACCGGATCGCGATCGCGACCTATGTCGTGACGCTGAACAAGAAGGCCCCTATCCCGGAAGGCACTGTCGCCATCGCGGAATTCGAGAACCCTGCGGGCGGCGACGTGTTAGTGACGAATGAAAAGATCTACCCGTTCTGGGACAAGATCACGCTTCAGAGCCCTGCAATTCATTGCGTCAAGAAGGACAAGCCTTACGCCGTGAGCGTTCGTCTTGTCGACGCCAAGGGAGAGACATTACAAAGCCTGAAGACCGAGGTGATTTCGAGCCTTGACCAGTCTGTCATGCCCGGCAAGCCGCTGGTCGTTGGTCCGCTGTATACAAAGAATCCTGAGGTCTTCAAACCGGACGGCACTGTGGATTACGATTCCGCCGCGACCTGCCCTTCAACGTAA
- a CDS encoding Gfo/Idh/MocA family protein, whose product MSPINLAIVGVGKIVRDQHLPSIAKNPDFKLIATASRHGTVEGIQSFTTIDAMLDAVPAVDAVSLCMPPQYRYEAAHKALSAGKHVFLEKPPGATLSEVADLESLAASKGVSLFASWHSRYAAAVEATKSFLASTTIKSVHVIWKEDVRHWHPNQDWIWQAGGLGVFDPGINALSIVTHILPKAIFLTGATLEFPENRDAPIAADLHFKNADDLPVHAEFDWRQTGKQSWDILAETEAGHVQLTEGGSKLSINGELKFSAPEEEYPALYRRFAEIVKAGKSDVDLAPLRHVADAFMLGKRKFVDAFHD is encoded by the coding sequence ATGTCACCTATCAACCTCGCCATCGTCGGCGTCGGCAAGATCGTCCGCGACCAGCACCTTCCCTCGATCGCCAAGAATCCCGACTTCAAGCTCATTGCAACGGCGAGCCGTCACGGCACTGTCGAAGGCATCCAGAGCTTCACCACGATCGATGCAATGCTCGATGCAGTACCGGCGGTCGATGCCGTTTCGCTCTGCATGCCGCCGCAGTATCGCTACGAAGCCGCCCACAAGGCACTTTCTGCCGGCAAGCACGTCTTCCTCGAAAAGCCTCCGGGCGCTACGCTGAGCGAAGTGGCCGATCTTGAAAGTCTCGCTGCAAGCAAGGGCGTTTCGCTGTTTGCGAGCTGGCATTCGCGCTATGCAGCGGCCGTCGAAGCCACGAAGTCCTTCCTCGCGTCGACGACGATCAAGAGCGTTCACGTCATCTGGAAGGAAGACGTTCGCCATTGGCATCCGAACCAGGACTGGATCTGGCAGGCCGGTGGCCTTGGCGTTTTCGACCCGGGAATCAACGCCCTTTCAATCGTCACTCACATTCTGCCAAAAGCAATCTTCCTGACGGGCGCAACGCTCGAATTTCCGGAAAATCGCGACGCGCCGATTGCTGCCGATCTGCATTTCAAGAACGCTGACGACCTGCCTGTTCATGCCGAGTTCGACTGGCGACAGACGGGCAAGCAGAGCTGGGACATCCTCGCGGAAACCGAAGCCGGCCATGTGCAGCTTACTGAAGGCGGATCCAAGCTGTCGATCAATGGCGAACTGAAATTCTCGGCGCCGGAAGAGGAATACCCCGCGCTCTACCGTCGCTTCGCCGAAATCGTCAAAGCCGGCAAATCCGACGTCGATCTCGCGCCTCTTCGCCATGTTGCCGATGCCTTCATGCTCGGCAAGCGCAAATTCGTCGACGCGTTTCACGATTGA
- a CDS encoding polysaccharide deacetylase family protein: MHRFAFLSSLILSVALAGCQTTKRPAPAPDTTIKTSSIVAQQGSQIAETEGRLPQMSHDTRPHHLAGRTLTVASIHDLHLHDKEVILSFDDGPIPGRTDRVLATLDQFGVKGAFMMVGELAELHPELARKVAMEGNAIGSHTYRHDNLATLAFDMAMNEITRGAAAVTNATGVDVNFFRFPYLADSHKLRAAVAMRDMVVMDVDVDSKDYLNTSPAAISKRTMDLLHRRGRGIILMHDIHNRTATMLPTLLSTLEAEGYKVVTVQFEKPTAPAEMASL; encoded by the coding sequence ATGCATCGCTTCGCCTTCCTTTCCAGTCTCATCTTGAGCGTGGCCCTGGCCGGCTGCCAAACCACCAAGCGGCCTGCGCCTGCGCCAGACACCACGATCAAGACCTCCTCCATCGTCGCACAGCAAGGCAGCCAGATAGCGGAAACGGAAGGTCGTCTACCCCAAATGTCTCACGACACCCGCCCCCATCACCTCGCCGGCCGAACATTGACGGTCGCTTCCATTCACGACCTGCACTTGCACGACAAGGAGGTCATCCTCAGCTTCGATGACGGCCCCATTCCTGGCCGGACGGACCGCGTGCTCGCGACACTGGACCAGTTTGGCGTCAAGGGCGCTTTCATGATGGTCGGCGAATTGGCGGAACTGCATCCGGAGCTTGCTCGCAAGGTCGCCATGGAAGGCAACGCGATCGGCAGCCACACTTACCGGCACGACAATCTGGCGACGCTGGCCTTCGACATGGCGATGAATGAGATCACGCGCGGCGCGGCAGCCGTCACCAACGCGACCGGTGTCGACGTCAACTTTTTTCGCTTTCCATACCTTGCCGACAGCCACAAGCTTCGCGCCGCCGTTGCAATGCGCGACATGGTCGTGATGGATGTGGATGTGGACAGCAAGGACTACCTCAACACATCGCCTGCGGCCATAAGCAAGCGGACGATGGACCTGCTGCACAGGCGCGGCCGCGGCATCATTCTCATGCACGACATCCACAATCGCACCGCGACAATGCTGCCGACGCTTCTTTCAACGCTCGAGGCCGAGGGGTATAAGGTCGTAACGGTGCAGTTCGAGAAGCCGACAGCGCCCGCCGAGATGGCGTCTCTCTGA
- a CDS encoding DNA polymerase III subunit chi: protein MTEVLFYHLTESKLEDALPPLLEKSLERGWRVAVQVKDAARRDLLDQHLWTFREDSFLPHGTDEGDFAVNQPVLLTVSEANANAATVRFIVDAAEPPPVETYQRIVFMFDGYDQEQLEGARAQWRKLKGEGHSLTYWQQTPEGRWEKKA from the coding sequence ATGACGGAAGTCCTGTTCTATCATCTGACGGAATCCAAGCTGGAGGACGCCCTTCCGCCGCTGCTCGAAAAAAGCCTCGAGCGAGGCTGGCGGGTTGCCGTGCAGGTGAAGGATGCGGCGCGGCGCGACCTGCTCGATCAGCATCTCTGGACATTTCGGGAGGATAGCTTCCTGCCGCATGGCACGGACGAGGGGGACTTCGCGGTAAATCAGCCGGTTCTCCTCACCGTTTCCGAAGCGAATGCCAACGCCGCGACAGTTCGGTTTATCGTCGATGCCGCAGAGCCACCGCCGGTCGAAACCTATCAGCGGATCGTTTTCATGTTCGATGGCTACGACCAGGAGCAGCTGGAAGGTGCCCGCGCGCAATGGAGGAAGCTGAAAGGTGAGGGGCACAGCCTGACATACTGGCAGCAAACACCCGAGGGGCGATGGGAGAAGAAGGCTTGA
- a CDS encoding CGNR zinc finger domain-containing protein — translation MSFSWTPHRFSGSALALDVANSVVLRHDETRRIDRFEAPAQLETFPQAAAEFCAERAIFGDMVAPAPDNKGNFLELREATDRYFRARVSGDNDDQLLADLLGALARTLHGANGANGLDVATAHSVLRLIAMPDPERMKVCRNCGWLFIDRSKNRSRAWCDMAVCGNRAKANRHYRRRKEEEAP, via the coding sequence ATGAGCTTCTCCTGGACCCCACACCGCTTTTCCGGAAGCGCATTGGCACTGGATGTCGCCAACAGCGTCGTCCTGAGGCATGACGAGACGCGACGGATCGACCGCTTCGAAGCACCCGCCCAACTGGAAACCTTTCCGCAGGCTGCAGCGGAGTTCTGCGCGGAGCGGGCGATCTTCGGTGACATGGTTGCTCCGGCGCCAGATAACAAAGGGAACTTCCTGGAGTTGCGCGAGGCGACGGACAGGTATTTCCGGGCTCGCGTTTCAGGCGATAATGACGATCAGCTGCTCGCCGACCTTCTGGGGGCGCTGGCCCGCACGCTGCATGGTGCCAATGGAGCAAACGGCCTCGACGTAGCAACCGCGCATTCCGTGTTACGGCTCATCGCGATGCCTGACCCCGAACGTATGAAGGTCTGCCGCAATTGCGGCTGGCTCTTCATCGACCGCAGCAAGAACAGAAGTCGCGCCTGGTGCGACATGGCGGTGTGCGGCAATCGCGCCAAGGCGAACCGGCATTATCGCCGGAGGAAAGAGGAGGAAGCGCCATGA
- a CDS encoding ABC-F family ATP-binding cassette domain-containing protein, which produces MITISDISARVAGRLLLDHASVSLPAGAKAGLVGRNGAGKSTLFRVITGDLASESGSISIPKNARIGQVAQEAPGTEDALIEIVLAADKERSALLVEAENATDPHRIAEIQMRLVDIDAHSAEARAASILAGLGFDQEAQSRSASSFSGGWRMRVALAAVLFSEPDLLLLDEPTNYLDLEGTLWLEDYVRRYPHTVIIISHDRDLLNNAVNSIVHLDQKKLTFYRGGYDQFERQKAEADELQTKARAKNEVARKHLQSFIDRFKAKASKARQAQSRVKALERMGTVAAVIEDHVQPITFPEPERQPASPIVAISGGAVGYEPGKPILRGLNLRIDNDDRIALLGSNGNGKSTFAKFISGRLSAETGEVKLAPNLKIGFFAQHQLEDLIPDQSPVEHVRSLMPDAPEAKVRARVAQMGLATEKMSTAAKDLSGGEKARLLMGLAAFHAPNLLILDEPTNHLDIDSRRALIEALNDYEGAVILISHDRHLIEATVDRLWLVNNGTVTTFEGDMDEYRDLVVASGKKKDEKPQLAEEFASKADQRKLNAEKRASLAPLKKKINEIESLTGKLETLIQALDAELADPLLYEKAPAKAAEKAKQRGEAAAKLAAAEEQWLELSSEYEEAMAG; this is translated from the coding sequence ATGATCACGATTTCCGATATTTCCGCACGTGTTGCCGGCCGCCTGCTTCTCGATCACGCCAGCGTTTCGTTGCCGGCCGGCGCAAAGGCCGGACTGGTTGGCCGCAATGGTGCGGGCAAGTCCACGCTTTTTCGGGTCATCACCGGCGATTTGGCTTCGGAAAGCGGTTCGATATCGATCCCGAAAAATGCTCGCATCGGTCAGGTGGCGCAGGAAGCACCGGGAACGGAAGACGCGCTGATTGAAATCGTACTGGCAGCCGACAAGGAGCGCTCGGCGTTGCTGGTGGAGGCGGAAAATGCCACAGATCCGCACCGCATCGCCGAAATCCAGATGCGACTGGTCGATATCGACGCGCATTCAGCGGAAGCGCGTGCCGCCAGCATCCTCGCGGGCCTCGGCTTCGATCAGGAAGCGCAGTCGCGATCGGCCTCGTCCTTCTCGGGCGGCTGGCGGATGCGCGTCGCCCTCGCGGCCGTCCTATTCTCCGAGCCCGACCTGCTGCTCCTCGACGAACCGACCAACTATCTCGACCTCGAAGGCACGTTGTGGCTCGAGGACTATGTGCGCCGTTATCCGCATACGGTCATCATCATCAGCCACGACCGGGACCTGCTGAACAACGCCGTCAACTCGATCGTTCATCTCGACCAGAAGAAGCTCACCTTCTATCGCGGCGGATACGACCAGTTCGAACGGCAAAAGGCCGAAGCTGACGAGTTGCAGACCAAGGCACGGGCAAAGAACGAGGTTGCGCGCAAACACTTGCAGAGTTTCATCGACCGCTTCAAGGCAAAGGCTTCAAAGGCGCGCCAGGCGCAGAGCCGCGTCAAGGCGCTGGAGCGCATGGGCACGGTGGCCGCCGTCATCGAGGATCACGTCCAGCCGATCACCTTCCCGGAGCCGGAAAGGCAGCCGGCCTCCCCGATCGTTGCCATCAGCGGCGGCGCGGTCGGCTATGAGCCCGGCAAGCCGATCTTGAGAGGCCTGAACCTGCGCATCGACAACGACGATCGCATCGCACTGCTGGGCTCTAACGGCAACGGCAAATCCACGTTCGCGAAATTCATTTCCGGTCGCCTGTCAGCAGAGACGGGAGAAGTCAAGCTCGCGCCGAACCTGAAGATCGGCTTCTTCGCGCAGCATCAACTCGAGGATCTGATCCCCGACCAGTCACCCGTCGAGCATGTGCGCAGCTTGATGCCGGACGCGCCGGAAGCGAAGGTGCGAGCGCGCGTCGCCCAGATGGGCCTTGCAACCGAAAAGATGTCCACCGCGGCAAAGGATCTCTCCGGTGGCGAGAAGGCCCGCTTGCTGATGGGTCTCGCTGCCTTCCACGCGCCGAATTTGCTGATTCTCGACGAGCCCACAAACCACCTCGACATCGACAGCCGGCGGGCACTCATCGAAGCGCTCAATGACTACGAGGGTGCCGTCATCCTGATCTCGCACGATCGCCATCTCATCGAGGCGACGGTCGATCGATTGTGGCTCGTCAACAATGGTACCGTGACGACTTTCGAAGGCGATATGGACGAGTATCGCGACCTCGTTGTCGCGTCGGGCAAAAAGAAAGATGAAAAGCCTCAACTCGCTGAAGAGTTCGCCTCGAAGGCGGACCAGCGCAAGCTGAATGCCGAGAAACGCGCGTCGCTTGCGCCGCTCAAGAAAAAGATCAACGAAATTGAATCCTTGACCGGCAAGCTGGAGACACTGATTCAGGCGCTTGATGCAGAACTTGCAGATCCGCTGCTCTATGAAAAGGCGCCCGCGAAGGCTGCCGAAAAAGCCAAGCAGCGCGGCGAAGCCGCCGCAAAGCTCGCGGCTGCTGAAGAGCAGTGGCTGGAGCTTTCGTCGGAATACGAAGAAGCCATGGCGGGATAG
- the moaD gene encoding molybdopterin converting factor subunit 1 produces MTKLVYFAWVRERIGKAEEDIALPASVVTVTDLLNYLKTMGEEYETALQFPDVIRVAIDQEHVDHDEPIGNAREIGIFPPMTGG; encoded by the coding sequence ATGACAAAGCTCGTCTATTTCGCCTGGGTGCGCGAGCGGATCGGTAAGGCTGAAGAAGACATCGCCCTGCCCGCTTCCGTCGTCACCGTCACTGATCTTCTGAATTATTTGAAGACGATGGGCGAGGAATATGAGACCGCGCTTCAGTTTCCCGATGTCATTCGCGTCGCGATCGACCAGGAGCACGTCGACCACGACGAGCCGATCGGCAACGCCAGGGAGATCGGTATTTTCCCGCCGATGACCGGAGGCTGA
- a CDS encoding branched-chain amino acid ABC transporter permease, whose translation MAYLLQQLANAVPVAALYAALAFGYAIAFGVTKRADITYGAIFAFSGQILLLFTDLGYNRLWLILPAALALGALFSVIYSMLAAIWIGRSIMLPLVRQSSNTVIVAALGITIVLMETARLASDTKSLWLSPFLNSAVVFWSDGAFKVTLTEIQLINTGLMCAMMALGVVIMRGTSWGRLWRAVTDDPLAAELCGTSADRVFLIAYASAGLIATACGILATFYYGTMDFGAGLMFGLKVLMVAAVGGYSDPLKSAAGAAGLGVAETMWSAYGPYLWRDLVVFSLLVLLLVLSRRERAIP comes from the coding sequence ATGGCCTATCTGCTGCAGCAATTGGCGAACGCCGTCCCTGTGGCTGCACTCTACGCCGCGCTTGCGTTCGGCTACGCCATCGCCTTTGGGGTCACCAAGCGCGCCGATATCACCTATGGGGCGATCTTCGCCTTCTCGGGTCAGATTTTGCTGCTCTTCACCGATCTAGGCTACAACAGGCTCTGGCTGATCCTGCCGGCCGCGCTGGCACTGGGGGCTCTGTTTTCGGTTATCTATTCGATGCTGGCGGCAATCTGGATCGGGCGCTCCATCATGCTGCCGCTGGTGCGCCAGTCGTCGAATACTGTGATCGTGGCGGCGCTCGGCATCACCATCGTCCTCATGGAAACGGCCAGGCTTGCATCCGACACGAAAAGCCTGTGGCTTTCGCCTTTCCTGAACAGCGCCGTGGTATTCTGGAGCGACGGGGCGTTCAAGGTGACGCTCACGGAGATCCAACTCATCAATACCGGATTGATGTGTGCCATGATGGCGCTCGGCGTTGTCATCATGAGGGGCACGTCCTGGGGGCGTCTGTGGCGCGCGGTTACCGACGATCCCCTGGCAGCAGAACTCTGCGGCACCAGCGCCGATCGCGTGTTCCTCATCGCCTACGCGTCGGCAGGCTTGATCGCCACGGCATGTGGCATCCTCGCCACCTTCTACTACGGCACGATGGATTTCGGCGCCGGCCTGATGTTCGGCCTCAAGGTTTTGATGGTCGCAGCTGTCGGCGGATATTCGGACCCGTTGAAGTCGGCCGCCGGCGCCGCCGGTCTCGGTGTCGCGGAGACGATGTGGAGCGCCTACGGCCCCTATCTCTGGCGCGACCTGGTGGTCTTCTCGCTACTTGTGCTTCTTCTCGTTCTCAGCAGGAGGGAGCGGGCCATACCCTGA